A window of the Desulfobacula toluolica Tol2 genome harbors these coding sequences:
- a CDS encoding ParB/RepB/Spo0J family partition protein codes for MINKKKKKTGLGRGISALIPDFDSFDTPESSPDFLMCSVDEIAPNRYQPRTVFDREELDKLKDSIAQQGVLQPLLVRKLDDSYELIAGERRLRAAREADLTHVPVFVKNLTDEQVLEVSIIENIQRQNLNVLEEAQAYHRLIKEFDYTQEKVAKKIGKNRSTIANLLRLRSLPQVIKDSLVAEQISMGHARALLGADSEESRIHLFEIVIKKALSVRETEQLVNNAKKVSPKLNKTISAEEKQFLDDTCSLLSSRIQSSVRIQKKGDKGKIEINFKSKTEFQRLVDFLSGVS; via the coding sequence ATGATAAACAAAAAAAAAAAAAAAACCGGTCTTGGTAGAGGTATTTCAGCCCTGATTCCTGATTTTGATTCGTTTGATACGCCTGAGAGCAGCCCTGATTTTTTGATGTGTTCTGTTGATGAAATAGCACCTAACAGGTATCAGCCCAGAACCGTATTTGATCGGGAAGAACTGGACAAATTAAAGGATTCCATAGCACAGCAGGGGGTTTTGCAACCCTTGCTGGTAAGAAAACTTGATGATTCTTATGAGTTGATCGCAGGAGAGAGAAGGCTTCGTGCCGCCAGGGAAGCTGATTTGACTCATGTGCCCGTGTTTGTAAAAAATCTTACAGATGAACAGGTATTGGAGGTTTCCATTATTGAGAATATCCAAAGGCAGAATTTAAATGTTCTTGAAGAGGCTCAAGCCTATCACCGGTTGATCAAGGAATTTGATTATACCCAGGAAAAGGTTGCAAAAAAGATAGGAAAGAATCGTTCCACAATTGCCAACCTGCTGCGCCTCAGAAGTCTTCCCCAGGTGATTAAAGACAGCCTTGTTGCAGAACAAATATCCATGGGACATGCAAGGGCTCTTTTAGGTGCTGATTCAGAAGAAAGCCGGATTCATCTTTTTGAAATCGTCATTAAAAAAGCATTGTCTGTAAGAGAAACCGAACAATTGGTAAACAATGCCAAAAAAGTTTCTCCCAAATTGAACAAAACAATATCTGCCGAAGAAAAACAATTTCTTGATGACACCTGTTCCCTGCTTTCCAGCCGGATTCAATCCAGCGTCAGGATTCAAAAAAAAGGAGATAAAGGCAAGATAGAAATCAATTTTAAATCCAAAACAGAGTTTCAGCGCCTGGTGGATTTTTTGAGCGGGGTTTCATGA
- a CDS encoding ParA family protein: MTQIISIANQKGGVGKTTTSVNLSAALAKIGKKTLLVDCDSQANATTGMGIDKLSLEHSLYQGLIGEADINDIICPTMMPKLMMIPSDIDLIGFEIEMVSADDRVKKLKMLLEQVKEKFDYIIIDCPPALSLLTLNAFTASDAVLIPLQSEFYALEGLGQLLDTIKRVKSSFNPGLKIKGILLTMYDKRTNLAQQVVEDAKKYFKDMVFKTKIPRNVKLGEAPSYGLPAIIYDKQSQGSKSYVAFAREFLKR, from the coding sequence ATGACCCAGATTATCAGTATAGCGAACCAGAAGGGGGGCGTTGGCAAGACAACTACCTCTGTTAACCTTTCAGCCGCACTTGCCAAAATCGGGAAAAAAACTTTGCTTGTAGATTGTGATTCCCAGGCCAATGCAACAACCGGAATGGGAATTGACAAACTATCCCTGGAACATTCGTTGTATCAAGGTCTCATTGGTGAGGCTGATATTAATGATATTATCTGTCCTACAATGATGCCTAAACTAATGATGATTCCGTCCGATATTGATCTTATCGGGTTTGAAATTGAAATGGTGTCTGCCGACGACAGGGTAAAAAAATTGAAAATGCTTCTGGAACAGGTAAAGGAAAAATTTGATTATATTATTATTGATTGTCCGCCAGCCTTAAGTTTGTTGACATTAAATGCATTTACGGCTTCAGATGCAGTCTTGATACCCCTTCAAAGTGAATTTTATGCGCTTGAAGGCCTTGGGCAGTTGCTGGACACCATAAAGCGGGTCAAATCTTCTTTTAATCCGGGATTGAAAATCAAGGGAATTCTTTTGACCATGTATGATAAACGAACCAATCTTGCTCAACAGGTGGTTGAAGATGCAAAAAAATATTTTAAAGATATGGTTTTCAAAACAAAAATACCGCGTAATGTAAAGCTTGGAGAGGCACCCAGTTATGGATTGCCTGCTATTATATATGACAAACAGTCACAAGGATCAAAGAGCTATGTTGCATTTGCAAGGGAATTTTTGAAAAGATGA
- a CDS encoding (Fe-S)-binding protein, translating into MGDTAIKIGGARKSAFKDKVMKLLPDGGNLNACLTCGACASGCPATGLDGMDPRKFLRMAALGMDEEILSTNWVWMCSMCTRCMYVCPMQINIPQLVFNARAQWPKDKKPKGITSSCDMALKHDTCSAMGANEEDFQFVVEDVLEEYQESQPEFAEMKADINREGAYYFLNQNSREPVTEPDEMVPLWKIMHLAGADWTYGTKGWAAENYCLFSADDESWEKIVRTKVKAVEDLGCKVWLNTEUGHELFAVRAGLQKFNIPYNFEIKSIIQLYAEWIRDGKLKPSSDWNKERQIKFTVQDPCQLVRKSFGDPVAEDLRYVVKAVVGEENFVDMTPNRSNNFCCGGGGGYLQSGFQEQRRAYGQTKANQILATKASYCITPCHNCHAQVHDMAEVNDHAWQTTHLWTLLNLSLGILGPNEREYLGDDLKDVDVFHPESAM; encoded by the coding sequence ATGGGAGATACAGCTATTAAAATTGGAGGCGCAAGAAAGAGCGCCTTTAAAGACAAGGTAATGAAACTTCTGCCGGATGGCGGAAACCTGAACGCATGCCTGACATGCGGTGCATGCGCATCTGGTTGTCCTGCAACGGGCCTTGACGGTATGGATCCAAGAAAGTTCCTGAGAATGGCGGCGCTTGGAATGGATGAAGAAATCTTGAGTACGAACTGGGTGTGGATGTGTTCCATGTGTACACGGTGCATGTATGTGTGTCCGATGCAGATTAATATTCCGCAGCTTGTTTTCAATGCAAGGGCACAATGGCCAAAAGATAAAAAGCCAAAAGGAATTACAAGCTCTTGTGACATGGCATTGAAACACGATACTTGTTCAGCAATGGGTGCCAATGAAGAAGATTTCCAGTTTGTGGTGGAAGACGTTCTTGAAGAGTACCAGGAATCACAGCCTGAGTTTGCTGAAATGAAGGCGGACATAAACAGGGAAGGTGCCTATTACTTTTTAAACCAGAACTCAAGAGAGCCTGTGACTGAACCGGATGAAATGGTTCCGCTGTGGAAAATTATGCACCTGGCAGGTGCAGACTGGACCTATGGGACTAAAGGCTGGGCAGCAGAAAATTATTGCCTGTTTTCCGCAGACGATGAATCCTGGGAAAAGATTGTTCGGACAAAGGTAAAGGCAGTGGAGGATCTGGGCTGCAAAGTCTGGCTAAACACCGAGTGAGGTCACGAACTTTTCGCAGTCCGGGCTGGATTGCAAAAATTCAATATACCTTACAATTTTGAAATCAAAAGTATCATTCAACTTTATGCCGAATGGATCAGGGATGGAAAACTCAAGCCATCTTCGGACTGGAACAAGGAAAGACAAATCAAGTTCACGGTTCAAGATCCCTGTCAGCTGGTCAGAAAATCGTTTGGCGACCCGGTTGCCGAAGATTTGAGATATGTTGTCAAGGCGGTTGTGGGAGAGGAAAATTTTGTTGACATGACACCCAACCGCTCCAATAATTTCTGCTGCGGCGGGGGGGGCGGGTATCTCCAGTCAGGTTTCCAGGAGCAGCGGCGGGCTTACGGGCAGACCAAAGCCAACCAGATCCTTGCAACCAAAGCTTCGTACTGCATTACGCCCTGCCATAATTGTCATGCCCAGGTGCATGATATGGCTGAAGTCAATGATCATGCATGGCAAACCACACATCTGTGGACACTCTTAAACCTTTCCCTGGGAATACTGGGTCCCAATGAAAGAGAGTATCTTGGTGATGATTTGAAAGATGTGGATGTATTTCACCCGGAATCGGCCATGTAA
- the hrpA gene encoding ATP-dependent RNA helicase HrpA has protein sequence MKKLKKIESLCSNVMLKDKHAVLKELRAIKKLKPNSPCSLEIHAKKTKLLFEKTQRSAQQTRSRLSNKPSHIVFNPDLPITHKKDDIICAIKNNSVVIISGETGSGKTTQIPKFCLEAGRGIKGLIGCTQPRRIAAVNVARRIAEELNENIGKSVGYKIRFDDKTNANAYIKMMTDGILLAETQADRFLSAYDTIIVDEAHERSLNIDFTLGILRRLVRQRKDLKLIITSATIDTQKFSKAFDNAPIIEVSGRMYPVETLYRPFLDEDSEKHSFEDQGYVEAAADAVHLLLSQSRSGDILVFMPTEQDIGETMELIRGKQHPGVTVLPLFARLSAQEQSKIFSRQVGRKVIVSTNVAETSLTIPGIKYVVDTGLARIPSYSPRTRTTSLPVSPISQSSANQRLGRCGRVENGICIRLFDEDDFGARPFFTSPEILRSNLAEVILRMIALNLGDVSTFPFIDAPAPKSVKDGFDTLIELGAIKEKTTKHKTAKKKEYTLTKIGLIMAKLPIDPKLSRILIEADTKGCLAEAVIITTALAISDPRQRPAEKTQAADQQHAMFKDPGSDFITILNIWNAVKAAEKKLNSRSKLKKFCQDHFLSFKRLREWTDIHGQIVRILKEHGIRGEKKIDFQTGTQGMKSKEFNLGGPLYIALHQSLLSGYLANIAHKKEKNIFSAAKGQQAMIFPGSGLFNTAGNWIVAAEFVKTSQLFARSVATIDPEWLEPIAKDLCAHTYCDPHWEKKRGQVIAKEQVSLFGLIIVDGRNIAYGKINPEESGEIFIRHALVQGEIHQQFEFMTHNRQLIDQLETLEHKTRRKDILASEDDMYLFYQSRLPKHFYNIRTFSKFIKDQKNQDFLKMTLEDLQQSFVDETELCLFPDALTMEQGKFKLEYEFNPGSQKDGVTLKVPAASAAMVSKNSVDRLIPGLFENKIAALIKALPKKYRVKLVPVSEKAAIIAKEMPEQDKPLYSQLSSFIQKRFDLVIPATLWSDKELPDHLKMRISIRDKKGKEIKAIRDKSVLNEFYSNLAPQKGNSFHAAQKKYELSPVKEWNFKDLEDVIIIDQNPDFMQKAYPGLQIETKTGTKNDTIVLSLRLFKSEQAAQTAHCKGINALFQLCFPDDFKALKKDINISSQIKQMAPFFNGQTKFQQSLFNLITTTVFAKNIRTKKEFETHAQKQLKLLYHTGRQFIKIISTLGKEYQACFELIQKLSFQHQKKKKTFDILTALFKDLKNIVPENFLDLYTMERIEDLHRYVACIRIRAQKSVDNPLKEEKKALQTAGYTKHLNQLLSSLSQDSSTEKSQQVEDFFWLIEEYKISLFAQELKTKVKISAKKLDQFLIRLSTMI, from the coding sequence ATGAAAAAACTAAAAAAAATAGAATCACTTTGTTCCAATGTTATGTTAAAAGATAAACATGCTGTTTTAAAGGAACTCAGAGCCATAAAAAAATTAAAGCCCAATAGCCCTTGCAGCCTTGAAATCCATGCAAAAAAAACAAAACTTCTTTTTGAGAAAACACAGCGTTCAGCTCAACAAACACGCTCAAGGCTTTCAAACAAGCCGTCCCATATCGTGTTCAACCCTGATCTGCCAATCACCCATAAAAAAGATGACATCATTTGTGCCATAAAAAACAACTCAGTGGTGATTATATCTGGAGAAACCGGGTCCGGAAAAACCACCCAGATACCAAAATTCTGTCTTGAGGCAGGACGAGGAATTAAAGGACTGATCGGCTGTACTCAACCCAGACGAATCGCGGCTGTCAATGTGGCCCGAAGAATCGCCGAAGAACTCAATGAAAACATTGGCAAATCAGTGGGTTATAAAATCAGATTTGACGATAAAACAAATGCTAATGCTTATATAAAAATGATGACCGATGGAATCCTGCTGGCTGAAACCCAGGCAGACCGTTTTCTAAGTGCATATGACACCATTATTGTGGATGAGGCCCATGAAAGAAGCTTGAATATTGATTTTACTCTGGGAATTTTAAGGCGTCTTGTCCGGCAGAGAAAAGACCTTAAGCTGATTATCACATCCGCTACCATTGATACTCAAAAATTCTCCAAAGCCTTTGACAATGCCCCGATCATTGAAGTATCAGGACGGATGTACCCGGTGGAAACCCTTTACAGGCCTTTTTTAGACGAAGACAGCGAAAAACACAGTTTTGAAGACCAGGGATATGTTGAGGCGGCGGCAGATGCGGTACATCTTCTTTTGTCCCAATCAAGATCCGGTGATATCCTGGTGTTTATGCCCACAGAGCAGGATATCGGGGAAACCATGGAACTGATCAGGGGCAAACAGCATCCGGGAGTAACTGTGCTGCCGCTTTTTGCAAGACTTTCAGCCCAAGAGCAGTCCAAGATTTTTTCACGCCAGGTGGGAAGAAAAGTCATTGTCTCCACCAATGTGGCCGAGACCTCCTTAACCATACCCGGAATTAAATATGTTGTGGATACAGGACTTGCCAGAATTCCCAGCTATTCTCCCCGGACAAGAACTACATCCCTTCCTGTCAGCCCCATTTCCCAGTCATCGGCCAACCAGCGGCTGGGGAGGTGCGGTCGGGTTGAAAACGGGATCTGTATCAGGCTGTTTGACGAGGATGATTTCGGGGCCAGGCCATTTTTCACATCCCCTGAAATCCTGAGAAGCAATCTTGCCGAAGTCATATTACGAATGATCGCCCTTAACTTAGGGGATGTTTCAACCTTTCCGTTCATTGATGCACCTGCTCCCAAAAGTGTTAAGGACGGGTTTGACACACTGATTGAACTTGGGGCCATCAAAGAAAAGACAACAAAACATAAAACGGCAAAAAAAAAGGAATACACTCTCACAAAAATCGGCCTGATCATGGCAAAGCTGCCCATAGACCCCAAATTATCCAGGATTCTGATAGAAGCGGACACAAAAGGCTGCCTGGCCGAAGCAGTCATCATTACCACGGCCCTGGCCATTTCAGATCCAAGACAAAGACCTGCGGAAAAAACTCAGGCAGCAGATCAACAGCATGCGATGTTCAAGGATCCAGGATCTGATTTTATCACGATTCTAAATATCTGGAATGCAGTTAAAGCAGCGGAAAAAAAATTAAACTCCCGTTCAAAGCTCAAAAAATTCTGCCAGGACCATTTCCTGTCCTTCAAGCGACTGAGGGAATGGACTGACATCCATGGACAAATTGTCAGGATACTCAAAGAACATGGGATAAGAGGGGAAAAAAAAATTGATTTTCAAACAGGAACTCAGGGCATGAAGTCCAAAGAGTTCAACCTGGGCGGACCATTGTACATCGCACTGCATCAATCTCTTTTATCCGGATATCTTGCCAATATTGCCCATAAAAAAGAAAAAAACATATTCAGTGCTGCAAAAGGACAGCAGGCCATGATATTTCCAGGGTCCGGCCTGTTCAACACTGCCGGAAACTGGATTGTTGCGGCGGAATTTGTCAAAACCAGCCAGTTGTTTGCAAGGTCGGTTGCCACAATTGACCCTGAATGGCTTGAACCCATTGCAAAAGATCTGTGTGCCCATACCTATTGTGACCCCCACTGGGAAAAAAAACGCGGACAAGTCATTGCAAAAGAACAGGTGTCATTGTTCGGACTGATTATTGTAGATGGCAGAAATATTGCCTATGGCAAGATAAATCCCGAAGAATCCGGAGAAATATTTATCCGACATGCCCTGGTCCAGGGAGAAATCCATCAGCAGTTTGAATTCATGACTCATAACCGGCAATTGATTGATCAGCTTGAAACACTTGAACATAAAACCAGAAGAAAGGATATCCTGGCATCTGAAGATGATATGTATCTTTTTTACCAGTCACGGCTTCCCAAACATTTTTATAATATCAGAACCTTTTCCAAATTTATCAAGGACCAAAAAAATCAGGATTTTTTAAAAATGACCCTGGAAGATCTTCAGCAATCTTTTGTTGATGAAACTGAACTCTGCTTGTTTCCCGATGCTCTTACCATGGAGCAGGGCAAATTCAAGCTTGAATATGAATTCAATCCGGGATCTCAAAAAGATGGTGTAACCCTTAAAGTTCCTGCCGCATCTGCTGCAATGGTATCAAAAAACAGTGTGGACAGACTGATCCCAGGGCTTTTTGAAAACAAGATAGCCGCTTTAATCAAAGCGCTTCCCAAAAAATACCGGGTAAAACTGGTTCCTGTGTCTGAAAAAGCCGCTATCATTGCCAAAGAAATGCCCGAACAAGACAAGCCCTTGTATTCACAGCTCTCTTCTTTTATCCAAAAACGATTTGACCTTGTGATCCCCGCAACCCTATGGTCAGACAAGGAACTGCCGGACCATTTAAAAATGAGAATCTCCATCAGGGACAAAAAAGGAAAAGAGATCAAAGCCATACGGGATAAATCCGTTTTAAACGAATTTTATTCCAACCTGGCACCTCAAAAAGGCAATTCTTTTCATGCCGCCCAAAAAAAATATGAACTGTCCCCTGTTAAAGAGTGGAATTTCAAGGATCTTGAAGATGTTATCATAATTGATCAAAATCCGGATTTTATGCAAAAAGCCTATCCTGGTTTGCAAATTGAAACCAAAACCGGTACAAAAAACGACACCATAGTTTTATCCTTGAGGCTGTTCAAATCGGAACAGGCGGCACAAACCGCCCATTGTAAAGGGATAAACGCATTGTTCCAGCTCTGTTTTCCCGATGATTTCAAAGCCTTGAAAAAAGATATCAACATCTCTTCGCAAATAAAGCAGATGGCCCCGTTTTTTAATGGGCAGACAAAATTTCAGCAATCCTTGTTCAACCTTATCACCACGACCGTGTTTGCAAAAAATATCCGGACAAAAAAAGAATTTGAAACCCATGCGCAAAAGCAATTAAAATTGCTTTACCATACCGGTCGGCAATTTATAAAAATTATCTCAACCCTTGGCAAAGAATATCAAGCCTGTTTTGAACTCATTCAAAAACTGTCCTTTCAGCACCAGAAAAAGAAAAAAACCTTTGATATCTTAACAGCTCTTTTCAAAGACTTAAAAAATATTGTGCCTGAGAATTTCTTGGATCTGTATACGATGGAGAGAATCGAGGATCTTCACAGGTATGTCGCCTGTATAAGGATCAGGGCCCAGAAATCCGTTGACAATCCGCTCAAAGAAGAAAAAAAAGCATTGCAGACCGCAGGCTACACTAAACATTTGAATCAGCTTTTATCCTCACTGTCACAAGACTCTTCTACTGAAAAATCCCAACAGGTTGAAGACTTTTTCTGGCTCATAGAAGAGTACAAAATATCTTTGTTTGCCCAGGAATTAAAAACAAAGGTAAAAATTTCCGCAAAAAAGCTGGATCAATTTTTAATCCGCCTTTCTACAATGATCTGA
- a CDS encoding cytochrome c biogenesis CcdA family protein, whose product MFAENITYPAALLAGLLSFFSPCILPLIPAYFSFITGLSLDELKENKRQTRQKVFLSTVFYVAGFSFIFILFGASASFLGGLASQYAWVVRYIGGGIILVFGLHLLGIINIKGFNFEKKIHVKEKPLHLMGTFVIGMAFGAGWSPCIGPLLGSILIVAGNQETVLKGVFLLAVYSAGLAVPFLILSVFINSILEIMKRATKFIRVLNKISGILLIAIGLLLVFDKFRLFAIL is encoded by the coding sequence GTGTTTGCCGAAAACATAACCTACCCTGCTGCTCTTCTTGCAGGGCTGCTTTCTTTTTTTTCTCCCTGTATCCTGCCGCTGATACCGGCATATTTTTCTTTTATCACCGGTTTATCTTTGGATGAACTGAAGGAAAACAAAAGGCAAACCCGGCAGAAAGTGTTTTTGTCCACTGTTTTTTATGTGGCAGGCTTTTCCTTTATTTTCATTCTTTTCGGGGCGTCCGCATCTTTTCTGGGAGGGCTTGCCTCACAATACGCCTGGGTGGTCAGATATATTGGAGGCGGCATAATTCTTGTCTTCGGACTTCACCTTCTGGGAATCATAAACATCAAGGGATTTAATTTTGAAAAAAAAATTCATGTCAAGGAAAAGCCTTTGCACCTGATGGGCACCTTTGTCATCGGCATGGCCTTTGGTGCAGGCTGGAGTCCCTGCATCGGCCCACTGCTGGGCTCAATTTTAATTGTTGCCGGAAACCAGGAGACGGTTCTTAAAGGAGTTTTTCTTTTAGCGGTTTACTCTGCAGGCCTTGCTGTTCCCTTTCTTATCCTGTCCGTTTTCATCAATTCTATTCTTGAAATTATGAAACGGGCCACAAAATTTATCAGAGTACTCAATAAAATTTCCGGAATTTTGCTGATTGCCATCGGTCTTTTGCTGGTATTTGACAAATTCAGACTTTTTGCAATCCTGTAA
- a CDS encoding alpha/beta hydrolase, which yields MTNNIVMIHGMWGSDWCWTFFKSYFEARGYNCHVPVLRHHDSDPKDTPPDGLGTASLLDYADDLEAYLQKFDNKPILMGHSMGGLLAQILAAKGLARTLVLLTPAPPAGIHCISWSVLKSFFSIFSQWEFWKKPHRISFEAASYAILHQLPESRQKKEYQKMVYESGRAAFEIGFWYLDHNRASRVDETKITCPALIVAGSKDRIVPAWVVRKIAEKYQHVATFKEFESHSHWLIGEDKWETAAACVLRWLENGA from the coding sequence ATGACAAATAATATTGTAATGATTCATGGTATGTGGGGAAGTGACTGGTGCTGGACCTTTTTTAAATCGTATTTTGAGGCTCGTGGTTATAACTGTCATGTGCCGGTGTTACGGCACCATGATAGTGACCCGAAGGATACTCCTCCTGACGGGCTGGGAACAGCAAGCCTTCTGGATTATGCGGATGACCTTGAAGCATATCTTCAAAAATTTGATAACAAACCCATTCTTATGGGACACTCTATGGGGGGGCTTTTAGCCCAGATTTTGGCGGCAAAAGGCCTTGCCCGGACATTGGTGTTGCTTACCCCGGCACCCCCTGCGGGGATTCATTGCATTTCATGGTCGGTTCTGAAAAGTTTTTTCAGTATATTTTCCCAATGGGAATTCTGGAAAAAACCGCATCGGATATCCTTTGAAGCAGCTTCTTATGCGATTTTGCATCAATTGCCTGAATCCCGGCAAAAAAAAGAATATCAAAAGATGGTGTATGAGTCCGGCCGGGCTGCGTTTGAAATTGGTTTCTGGTATCTGGATCACAACAGGGCATCCAGGGTTGATGAGACTAAAATAACCTGTCCGGCATTGATAGTTGCAGGCTCAAAAGACAGAATTGTCCCGGCTTGGGTTGTCAGAAAAATAGCTGAAAAATACCAACATGTTGCCACTTTTAAAGAATTTGAGTCCCATTCCCACTGGCTGATTGGTGAAGACAAATGGGAAACGGCTGCCGCCTGTGTTTTAAGGTGGCTTGAGAATGGGGCGTAA
- a CDS encoding PHP domain-containing protein: MDQKIFADLHNHTTASDGDFTPDQIIEQAKRLGIRVIGITDHDTLKGLKTATAAGKKNGIDVIPGVEVSIRFKRSYFTGTLHLLCYFSPAMLMEDSFMAKINKILAKGRGDKLVRARVDEINKFFGPNGTTPLLNRDLKFEDIAELSDNATRRHFSLALKDGFGIIDADTINAIIGNDSPAYLPSGIKLEQAVDIIREQGILAVLAHPAAGSFPGKGHYKEVLPPLDIVQQILPEFIEAGVRGLEVYYPGHIKAHQDLMKSWAEKYHLLVTGGSDCHDGIERPLGVQGLCEKEYVVFKAALA, from the coding sequence ATGGATCAGAAAATATTTGCTGATTTGCACAATCACACAACGGCATCTGATGGAGATTTCACACCCGATCAGATTATTGAACAGGCAAAACGTCTTGGTATAAGGGTCATTGGTATCACTGACCATGATACGCTAAAGGGGTTGAAAACCGCAACGGCTGCAGGAAAAAAGAACGGTATTGATGTGATTCCGGGAGTGGAAGTTTCTATTCGGTTTAAGCGTTCTTATTTTACCGGGACATTGCACCTTTTGTGTTATTTTTCACCGGCCATGCTTATGGAAGATTCTTTCATGGCAAAAATTAATAAAATTTTAGCCAAAGGAAGGGGAGATAAACTGGTAAGGGCAAGGGTTGACGAAATTAATAAATTTTTCGGACCGAACGGGACCACCCCTTTGTTAAACAGGGATCTGAAATTTGAAGATATCGCTGAATTAAGTGATAATGCCACAAGACGCCATTTTTCCCTTGCGTTAAAGGACGGGTTTGGCATTATTGATGCCGATACCATCAATGCCATCATTGGAAATGACAGTCCTGCATACCTTCCTTCCGGAATAAAACTGGAACAGGCAGTGGACATCATCCGGGAACAGGGTATCCTTGCTGTTTTGGCCCATCCGGCAGCAGGTTCTTTTCCCGGCAAGGGGCATTATAAGGAAGTGCTGCCGCCCCTGGACATTGTTCAGCAGATACTGCCGGAGTTTATTGAAGCAGGGGTTCGCGGGCTGGAAGTTTATTATCCCGGCCATATTAAAGCCCATCAGGACCTGATGAAATCCTGGGCAGAAAAATATCATCTTTTGGTGACCGGCGGATCGGATTGTCATGATGGAATAGAGCGTCCTTTAGGGGTGCAAGGACTATGTGAAAAGGAATATGTCGTGTTTAAGGCTGCTTTGGCATAA